Proteins encoded in a region of the Triticum dicoccoides isolate Atlit2015 ecotype Zavitan chromosome 3A, WEW_v2.0, whole genome shotgun sequence genome:
- the LOC119268825 gene encoding uncharacterized protein LOC119268825 — MAPPRNHPGLFLCLLLLVSTATLSAASYSSVCPKPGHADDRYTDGNEILLLTSFFQISTGYFSEGADSLFSATDDDDLYGSYRSFSLFPHGASHTSDQALVHLTAATLTLTGPRIRTYGRPGRRRNYTDTGSISFVLDGFYSSASLELCMAGKGTELAADGSPKHYPDVVLRLRVPDRPSLTDPFVTGSLEVSGFGAIQLLSYAEGDNYKYASEGAACSAPTPTQPARGSLQVLGSGFAWCAHLKQQLVTSYRLEHGGEPLPRRMHVNQMQCTADGAVRAYVVFSNDTGSTERRRFFNYQQHRFLVDEEAVVADGHWDQDRGLLCLRACRVRRSASPPSALAVPKDECGIRMSFWFPAVWTVRDRSVVAGMLWNWSQTGTGSHDGVTTASSMDAADNGFIDVTDDHRSSNLSDVKYSYNKTILEVAKKHYLKIKTKKIKGSFPAGNYTYHDFMLQFYGRNSGHGHGEAYPVAIGPVMVYGDRLAADDSLSRNGVLEVDTKQDLLSVSYDIHYHAPPEGWVPPTNRSYSVSLHKRRISAEGVYDPKRGILCMVGCREHNDSTDCQMLVTVKFASLDARGKGHGTGVISSLRDKSDRLYFDKIDIGLYGMYSDQVSEAISRMDLEGIMLVASTTLSCVFTVLQILRTKNNPEAAPATSITMLAILTLGYLTPLVLNFDALFTSRRSRYSLYWTSDWREVKEVVMRAPTLLAFVLQLRLLQLVWSGRRRPADQSNTATPSPVVSERIVLQICLPLYVLGGALAAAVHVINVRAANEEPLVVRIGGEPATIWEDLVSYGGLILDGFLLPQIILNASLAGSGLRAISPWFYAGVTMTRVMPHVYDVVRRQVYEPSMSSSELYASPRGDLFGVAWDIIIPCGAGVLAVLVFLQQRLGGSALLPSQRKRSGGYEMVSSI, encoded by the coding sequence ATGGCGCCACCGCGGAACCATCCCGGCCTGTTCCTCTGCCTCCTTTTGCTCGTGTCCACCGCCACGCTCTCCGCCGCGTCCTACTCCTCCGTCTGCCCCAAGCCCGGACACGCTGACGACCGCTACACCGACGGCAACGAAATCCTCTTACTCACCAGCTTCTTCCAGATCTCCACCGGTTACTTCTCCGAGGGCGCGGACAGCTTGTTCTCCGCCACCGACGATGATGACCTCTACGGCAGCTATCGCTCGTTTTCCCTTTTCCCCCACGGCGCCTCCCACACCAGCGACCAGGCTCTCGTGCACCTCACAGCTGCCACCCTCACCCTCACCGGCCCCCGCATCCGCACCTACGGCAGGCCTGGACGCCGCCGCAATTACACCGACACCGGGTCCATCTCCTTCGTCCTCGACGGCTTCTACTCCTCCGCCTCACTCGAACTCTGCATGGCCGGGAAGGGcaccgagctcgccgccgacggCTCTCCCAAGCACTACCCCGACGTCGTCCTCCGCCTCCGCGTCCCCGACCGTCCCTCCCTCACCGATCCCTTCGTGACCGGCAGTCTAGAGGTCTCCGGCTTCGGGGCCATCCAGCTCCTCTCGTACGCCGAGGGCGACAACTACAAGTACGCCTCCGAGGGCGCGGCCTGCAGCGCACCGACGCCGACGCAGCCCGCCAGGGGCTCGCTCCAGGTGCTCGGCAGCGGCTTCGCCTGGTGCGCCCATCTGAAACAACAGCTCGTGACCTCGTACAGGCTGGAGCATGGCGGCGAACCGCTTCCGCGGCGGATGCACGTCAACCAGATGCAGTGCACCGCGGACGGCGCCGTGCGCGCGTACGTGGTGTTCTCCAACGACACTGGGTCGACCGAGAGGCGCCGATTCTTCAACTACCAGCAACACCGCTTCTTGGTGGACGAGGAGGCTGTCGTGGCCGACGGGCACTGGGACCAGGATCGGGGCCTGCTCTGCCTCAGGGCGTGCCGGGTGCGGCGCTCGGCCTCGCCGCCGTCTGCTCTGGCGGTGCCAAAGGACGAGTGCGGGATCAGGATGAGCTTCTGGTTCCCGGCCGTGTGGACGGTGCGGGACCGGAGCGTCGTGGCCGGGATGCTTTGGAACTGGAGCCAGACGGGTACTGGCAGCCACGACGGTGTGACAACAGCGTCGAGCATGGACGCCGCCGACAACGGATTCATCGACGTCACCGACGACCACAGAAGCAGCAACCTCTCAGATGTGAAGTACAGCTACAACAAGACGATCCTTGAGGTGGCCAAGAAGCATTACCTGAAGATCAAGACGAAGAAGATCAAGGGCTCGTTCCCGGCCGGTAATTACACTTACCACGACTTCATGCTTCAGTTCTACGGGAGAAACTCGGGGCATGGCCATGGAGAAGCCTACCCTGTGGCAATCGGTCCGGTGATGGTCTACGGGGATAGGCTGGCCGCCGACGATTCTCTCTCGCGGAATGGGGTGCTTGAGGTTGACACGAAGCAGGATCTGCTAAGTGTCAGCTACGATATACATTATCATGCTCCACCTGAAGGCTGGGTGCCTCCCACGAATCGGTCATACTCAGTTAGCCTTCACAAACGGCGAATCTCAGCAGAGGGCGTTTATGATCCCAAGAGGGGCATCCTGTGCATGGTCGGATGCCGAGAGCACAACGACTCGACCGACTGCCAAATGCTGGTCACTGTGAAGTTCGCCTCCCTTGATGCCAGGGGTAAGGGGCACGGCACAGGAGTAATCAGCAGCCTCAGAGACAAGTCCGATCGCCTTTACTTCGACAAGATCGACATCGGTTTGTACGGGATGTACTCGGACCAAGTGTCGGAGGCGATATCGAGGATGGacctggagggcatcatgctggtggCGTCCACGACGCTGTCGTGCGTCTTCACCGTCCTGCAGATCCTCCGCACCAAGAACAACCCCGAGGCGGCTCCGGCGACGTCGATCACCATGCTCGCCATCCTCACGCTGGGCTACCTCACGCCTCTCGTGCTCAACTTCGACGCCCTGTTCACGAGCAGGAGGAGCCGGTACTCCTTGTACTGGACGAGCGACTGGCGCGAGGTGAAGGAGGTGGTGATGAGGGCGCCAACGCTGCTCGCCTTCGTGCTGCAGCTGCGCCTCCTTCAGCTCGTGTGGTCCGGCCGCCGGAGGCCGGCGGACCAGAGCAACACCGCCACGCCGTCGCCCGTCGTGTCCGAGAGGATCGTGCTGCAGATATGCCTGCCGCTGTACGTGCTCGGAGGAGCCCTGGCCGCGGCCGTCCACGTGATCAACGTCCGCGCCGCGAACGAGGAGCCGCTGGTGGTGCGCATCGGCGGAGAGCCGGCCACGATCTGGGAGGACCTCGTGTCGTACGGTGGTCTGATACTGGACGGCTTCCTGCTCCCTCAGATCATCCTGAACGCGTCGTTGGCAGGCTCCGGACTCCGAGCGATCTCGCCGTGGTTCTACGCGGGGGTCACCATGACCCGGGTGATGCCACACGTGTACGACGTGGTGAGGCGGCAGGTCTACGAGCCGAGCATGAGCTCCTCCGAACTGTACGCCAGCCCTCGGGGCGACCTCTTCGGCGTCGCGTGGGACATCATCATACCGTGCGGAGCGGGAGTGCTGGCCGTGCTGGTCTTCTTGCAGCAGCGGCTTGGAGGCAGCGCGTTGCTTCCTTCACAGAGGAAGAGATCCGGTGGGTATGAGATGGTCTCTAGCATCTAA